The following coding sequences are from one Pusillimonas sp. DMV24BSW_D window:
- the orn gene encoding oligoribonuclease, with protein MAVNKEQRLIWLDLEMTGLDPEKERIIEAAVVITEPDLTLVAEGPVMVIHQSNEILDAMDKWNTSTHGRTGLTDKVKASTITEQEAEETLLKFLAQHVPAGKSPLCGNTVGQDRRFLVKYMPRLEAFFHYRNLDVSTLKELALRWRPEVYKSFVKQSRHEALADIYESIDELKHYREHFLKLDTSAAS; from the coding sequence ATGGCGGTTAATAAAGAACAACGTTTAATCTGGCTCGACCTGGAAATGACGGGTCTCGATCCGGAAAAAGAGCGCATCATTGAAGCTGCGGTGGTGATTACGGAGCCCGATCTTACCTTGGTGGCGGAAGGGCCGGTCATGGTGATCCACCAGAGCAATGAAATTCTGGATGCGATGGACAAATGGAACACATCGACCCACGGCCGTACCGGCTTGACCGACAAAGTCAAGGCCTCGACCATCACGGAACAAGAAGCCGAAGAGACCTTGTTGAAATTTTTGGCGCAACATGTGCCGGCCGGAAAATCACCACTGTGCGGCAACACTGTTGGCCAGGACCGCCGTTTTTTAGTGAAGTACATGCCGCGGCTGGAGGCTTTCTTCCATTATCGCAACCTCGACGTGAGTACTTTGAAAGAGCTGGCCTTACGTTGGAGGCCTGAAGTGTACAAAAGTTTCGTTAAACAAAGCCGTCACGAGGCGTTGGCCGATATTTACGAATCAATCGATGAACTTAAACACTATCGTGAACATTTTCTTAAACTGGATACCTCTGCTGCCTCATGA
- the rplS gene encoding 50S ribosomal protein L19 encodes MDLIQQLEQEEIARLTNGEPRPEFGPGDTVVVNVNVVEGNRKRVQAYEGVVIARRNRGLNSSFIVRKISSGEAVERTFQLYSPQIASIEVKRRGDVRRAKLYYLRNRSGKSARIKEKLVRKADKKAAE; translated from the coding sequence GTGGATCTTATCCAACAGTTGGAGCAAGAAGAAATTGCTCGTCTTACCAATGGTGAACCCCGCCCCGAGTTTGGGCCTGGCGATACCGTTGTTGTTAACGTAAACGTGGTTGAAGGTAACCGCAAGCGTGTGCAGGCGTATGAAGGTGTTGTAATTGCACGTCGCAACCGTGGTTTGAACTCTTCGTTCATCGTTCGTAAAATTTCTTCGGGTGAAGCGGTAGAGCGTACATTCCAGCTTTACTCTCCTCAAATTGCTTCCATCGAAGTCAAGCGCCGCGGCGACGTTCGTCGTGCTAAACTTTACTACCTGCGTAACCGTTCGGGTAAATCGGCGCGTATTAAAGAAAAACTGGTTCGCAAGGCAGACAAAAAAGCAGCTGAATAA
- a CDS encoding electron transfer flavoprotein subunit beta/FixA family protein, translated as MKVLVPVKRVVDYNVKVRVKSDESGVDIANVKMSMNPFDEIAVEEATRLKEQGAATEVVAVSCGVQQCQETLRTAMAIGADRSVLVQTDAELQPLAVAKLLKAVVEKEAPQLVILGKQAIDDDANQTGQMLAALLNWPQATFASKVEVSGDTAKVTREIDGGLETISLKLPAIVTTDLRLNEPRYVTLPNIMKAKKKTIDTLTPDELGVDVAPRLKTLKVAEPPVRSAGVVVADVPALVDKLKNEAKVV; from the coding sequence ATGAAGGTTTTGGTGCCCGTCAAGCGTGTGGTTGATTACAACGTCAAGGTACGCGTGAAATCCGATGAAAGCGGCGTTGATATCGCCAACGTCAAAATGTCTATGAACCCCTTCGACGAAATTGCTGTTGAAGAAGCAACGCGCCTGAAGGAGCAAGGGGCGGCAACGGAAGTGGTTGCAGTATCGTGCGGGGTTCAGCAATGTCAGGAAACCTTGCGCACGGCAATGGCCATTGGTGCCGACCGCTCTGTTTTAGTGCAAACCGACGCAGAGTTGCAGCCTTTGGCGGTTGCGAAACTGCTGAAAGCCGTTGTTGAAAAAGAAGCGCCGCAGCTCGTGATTCTGGGTAAGCAGGCTATCGACGACGATGCCAACCAAACGGGTCAAATGTTGGCTGCGTTGTTGAATTGGCCCCAGGCTACGTTTGCCAGCAAAGTTGAGGTTTCGGGCGACACGGCAAAGGTCACACGTGAAATTGACGGCGGTCTTGAAACGATTTCCTTGAAGTTGCCCGCCATTGTTACAACCGATTTACGCCTGAATGAGCCGCGTTACGTCACGCTGCCCAACATTATGAAGGCGAAGAAAAAAACCATCGACACGCTTACCCCCGATGAGTTGGGTGTCGATGTCGCGCCCCGTCTTAAGACCTTGAAAGTGGCTGAACCGCCCGTGCGCTCGGCTGGTGTGGTGGTTGCTGATGTGCCGGCGTTGGTCGATAAACTGAAGAACGAAGCGAAGGTGGTGTAA
- the paaG gene encoding 2-(1,2-epoxy-1,2-dihydrophenyl)acetyl-CoA isomerase PaaG, with protein sequence MSDTTISLSDSSVLLSIQNGIARITLNRPDKLNSFTAQMHEAMREAMTHVENQTPRVLVITGAGRGFCAGQDLSARVAKPGQARVDLGESIEKNYGPLVKRLRALPMPVVVGVNGVAAGAGANLALAGDIVIARESAVFIEPFCRLGLLPDTGGTYALPRLVGSARAMGMALLGEKISARKAEQWGLIWECVADDAFEGRLNELAQHFSTAPTKGLAAAKHALNQSLGHTLAEQLDLERDLMRDLGYSDDYAEGVAAFMEKRTPVFKGR encoded by the coding sequence ATGAGTGACACAACTATTTCTCTTTCCGACAGCAGCGTGCTGTTGTCGATTCAGAACGGCATCGCGCGCATTACGCTGAATCGCCCCGACAAGCTCAACAGCTTCACGGCACAAATGCATGAGGCGATGCGTGAAGCCATGACACACGTTGAAAACCAAACTCCGCGGGTCTTGGTTATTACCGGCGCGGGGCGAGGTTTTTGCGCTGGGCAGGATCTATCTGCGCGTGTCGCCAAACCGGGTCAGGCACGGGTGGACTTGGGTGAAAGTATCGAGAAGAACTACGGCCCGCTGGTTAAACGCTTGCGCGCATTACCCATGCCGGTCGTGGTGGGTGTCAACGGGGTTGCCGCCGGTGCCGGAGCGAATCTTGCCTTGGCGGGCGATATTGTTATTGCGCGCGAATCGGCTGTCTTCATCGAGCCGTTTTGTCGGCTGGGCTTGTTGCCCGACACGGGCGGCACTTATGCCTTACCGCGTTTGGTGGGGTCGGCCCGGGCTATGGGCATGGCGTTGTTGGGCGAGAAAATAAGCGCCCGCAAAGCCGAGCAATGGGGGCTTATTTGGGAGTGCGTTGCCGACGACGCGTTCGAAGGTCGCCTGAATGAATTGGCACAACACTTTTCAACTGCACCCACGAAGGGGTTGGCGGCGGCTAAACACGCGCTGAACCAAAGCCTGGGTCATACTCTGGCTGAACAATTGGATCTGGAGCGTGATTTAATGCGTGATTTGGGTTACAGCGACGATTACGCCGAAGGTGTTGCAGCGTTTATGGAAAAACGCACGCCGGTGTTCAAGGGGCGTTAA
- the nagZ gene encoding beta-N-acetylhexosaminidase: MVAVLPPGQVMVDVEGLSLEPHEVARLRHPHVGGVILFARNFESRTQLTQLCAEIHAVRDEPLLIAVDHEGGRVQRFKSDGFTPLPCMRRFGEIWEDDSLAAMRLATETGYVLGAELRACGVDLSFTPVLDLDYGQSSVIGDRAFHREPQVVAMLARALIQGLMLAGMAACGKHFPGHGYVAADSHHEIPVDDRSLEEIMREDAAPYGWLGDMVLPSVMPAHVIYPKVDAHPAGFSRYWIQHILREQLGYEGVVFSDDLTMEGASVAGDILARAQAALGAGCDMVLVCNRPDLADTLLQQLEQPENHAEAVARIRQLAPRFACANWDALQNQSRYQYARDLQSEIISG, from the coding sequence ATGGTTGCGGTGTTGCCGCCTGGCCAGGTCATGGTCGATGTAGAAGGATTGAGTCTTGAGCCTCACGAAGTAGCGCGTTTGCGTCATCCGCATGTAGGCGGCGTTATCCTTTTTGCGCGTAACTTTGAAAGTCGAACGCAACTCACGCAGTTGTGCGCCGAGATTCACGCGGTACGCGACGAACCCTTGCTTATTGCGGTTGACCACGAAGGTGGGCGTGTTCAGCGTTTCAAGTCCGATGGCTTTACGCCTCTGCCGTGTATGCGCCGCTTTGGTGAAATCTGGGAGGATGACTCTTTGGCAGCCATGCGCCTGGCGACCGAAACGGGTTATGTATTGGGTGCTGAACTGCGTGCGTGCGGTGTTGATTTAAGTTTCACGCCGGTACTCGATCTGGATTACGGCCAGAGCTCCGTGATTGGCGATCGTGCTTTTCATCGTGAGCCCCAGGTTGTGGCTATGTTGGCACGCGCTTTGATTCAGGGGCTGATGCTGGCCGGCATGGCGGCATGCGGCAAGCATTTTCCCGGCCATGGCTATGTGGCGGCTGACTCGCACCACGAGATTCCGGTTGACGACCGCTCGCTTGAGGAAATCATGCGTGAAGATGCCGCCCCTTATGGATGGCTGGGCGACATGGTGTTGCCTTCGGTGATGCCCGCCCATGTTATTTATCCGAAGGTTGATGCGCATCCGGCCGGATTTTCCCGTTACTGGATTCAGCATATTTTACGTGAGCAGCTCGGCTACGAAGGGGTGGTGTTTTCCGACGATTTAACGATGGAAGGCGCTTCGGTTGCGGGTGATATTCTGGCGCGTGCGCAAGCGGCGTTGGGGGCAGGATGCGATATGGTGCTGGTGTGCAATCGTCCCGATTTGGCCGACACGCTTTTACAGCAGCTTGAGCAGCCTGAAAATCATGCCGAGGCGGTTGCCCGCATTCGTCAACTAGCGCCGCGCTTTGCGTGTGCCAATTGGGATGCCTTACAAAATCAGTCACGATATCAGTATGCCCGAGACCTTCAATCTGAAATCATTTCTGGCTGA
- a CDS encoding electron transfer flavoprotein subunit alpha/FixB family protein, translating into MSILVIAEHDNAQLKGATYNVLAAAAKLGGDVHVLVMGQGAQAAADQAAKAQGVAKVLLADGASLAEGLAENASAQVLALASDYSHILFAATASGKNVAPRVAAKLDVAQISDIVSVDAPDTFQRPIYAGNAIATVQSGDAVKVITVRTTAFDGVAPEGGQASVESVSPVDDSGLSSFVGRELAKSDRPELAGASAVVSGGRGMGSAENFKILEPLADKLGAALGASRAAVDSGYAPNDWQVGQTGKIVAPQLYVAVGISGAIQHLAGMKDSKVIVAINKDAEAPIFGVADYGLVADLFKAVPELTDAL; encoded by the coding sequence ATGTCGATTCTGGTAATTGCTGAACACGATAATGCCCAGTTGAAAGGGGCAACCTATAACGTCCTGGCGGCGGCTGCGAAGTTGGGTGGCGACGTCCATGTTCTGGTAATGGGTCAAGGTGCCCAGGCAGCGGCTGATCAGGCTGCCAAGGCGCAAGGGGTGGCCAAAGTTTTGTTGGCCGATGGCGCATCGCTGGCCGAGGGGTTGGCTGAAAATGCCTCCGCCCAAGTGCTGGCCCTGGCCTCCGATTATTCTCATATTTTGTTTGCGGCGACTGCTTCGGGCAAGAACGTGGCGCCGCGTGTTGCCGCCAAGCTTGATGTTGCTCAAATTTCCGATATTGTTTCGGTCGATGCTCCTGATACGTTCCAACGTCCTATTTATGCAGGTAATGCTATTGCAACGGTTCAGTCGGGCGATGCGGTGAAAGTAATCACGGTTCGCACGACAGCCTTTGACGGCGTTGCGCCCGAGGGTGGGCAGGCGTCGGTTGAGTCGGTCAGTCCAGTCGACGATTCCGGCTTGTCGTCTTTTGTGGGACGCGAACTGGCGAAAAGTGATCGGCCGGAACTGGCGGGTGCCAGTGCAGTGGTTTCCGGTGGTCGTGGCATGGGTAGCGCAGAAAACTTCAAAATTCTTGAGCCATTGGCCGACAAGCTGGGTGCCGCGTTGGGCGCTTCACGTGCCGCAGTTGATTCAGGATATGCTCCGAACGATTGGCAGGTGGGTCAAACCGGCAAAATCGTTGCGCCGCAGTTGTATGTGGCGGTGGGGATTTCCGGCGCTATTCAGCATTTGGCCGGCATGAAAGATTCCAAGGTTATTGTGGCAATCAATAAAGACGCCGAGGCGCCGATTTTCGGTGTGGCCGATTACGGCTTGGTGGCGGATTTATTCAAAGCCGTGCCTGAGCTTACCGACGCGTTGTAA
- a CDS encoding CoA pyrophosphatase, giving the protein MSQNPSIPPCRVRPVVKLSFDPQAQPVIAPNAVLSPLPDSALQADFIAQAFNRNIEWQVEPVFAKDFLVHRDPKTGLLLPDHSGMIPAAVFFPLIQREKGLHVLFTRRTDHLTSHAGQICFPGGRIELHDADVIAAALRETHEEVGIGPDHIQLIGTQPGFITSTGYTMQPVIGLVKPGFVVQPDQSEVAEVFEVPLSYLMDPRQHQLHQATLPDGRQRLYFSMPWNNYFIWGATAALVRNFYHYLAAAHKQL; this is encoded by the coding sequence ATGTCGCAAAATCCTTCCATTCCTCCCTGTCGAGTACGTCCTGTTGTCAAACTTTCGTTTGACCCGCAAGCTCAACCCGTGATTGCACCCAATGCTGTTTTGAGTCCTTTGCCAGACTCTGCACTGCAGGCAGACTTCATTGCACAGGCATTCAATCGGAATATTGAGTGGCAGGTGGAACCGGTTTTTGCAAAAGATTTTTTGGTTCATCGCGACCCCAAAACCGGTTTATTGTTGCCGGATCATTCCGGCATGATTCCGGCCGCTGTTTTTTTCCCCCTCATTCAACGTGAAAAAGGTTTGCATGTTTTGTTTACACGCAGAACGGACCACCTTACATCGCACGCCGGCCAGATCTGCTTTCCCGGGGGGCGAATTGAGTTGCATGATGCCGACGTCATTGCCGCGGCGCTCAGGGAAACCCACGAAGAGGTGGGTATTGGGCCCGATCACATACAACTGATTGGAACGCAACCCGGTTTTATTACCTCTACCGGCTATACTATGCAGCCGGTTATCGGGTTGGTGAAGCCTGGCTTTGTGGTGCAGCCCGATCAATCGGAAGTTGCCGAGGTGTTTGAAGTGCCTTTGTCGTACTTAATGGATCCACGGCAACATCAGCTTCACCAGGCAACATTACCCGACGGCCGTCAGCGTTTGTATTTTTCCATGCCCTGGAACAACTATTTTATTTGGGGCGCGACGGCGGCATTGGTGCGAAATTTCTATCATTATTTGGCCGCTGCACATAAACAGCTGTAA
- the acpS gene encoding holo-ACP synthase, with product MLPSMPGAVAGIGTDIAVVSRFEAAFKRFGLRFAQRILGPGELQVFERRRARDPARGTRYLATRFAAKEAFSKAIGLGLHSPMSWTRMETLNAPGGKPQVKLNGILADWYAERFGAAHVSVSDEKDMVIAFVLVESKSA from the coding sequence ATGCTGCCGAGCATGCCGGGTGCGGTGGCCGGTATAGGTACCGATATTGCCGTTGTCAGCCGTTTCGAGGCGGCTTTTAAGCGGTTTGGTTTACGTTTCGCCCAGCGCATTTTGGGCCCGGGCGAATTGCAGGTTTTCGAACGCCGGCGCGCGCGTGATCCGGCGCGGGGAACCCGTTATCTGGCCACGCGGTTTGCCGCCAAAGAAGCCTTCTCCAAAGCGATCGGGCTGGGTTTGCATAGCCCCATGAGCTGGACGCGTATGGAAACCCTGAACGCACCAGGCGGCAAGCCGCAAGTGAAGCTGAACGGTATATTGGCCGATTGGTACGCCGAGCGCTTTGGTGCCGCACATGTTTCCGTGAGCGATGAGAAAGATATGGTGATTGCATTTGTTTTGGTAGAGTCAAAGTCGGCCTGA
- the rsgA gene encoding ribosome small subunit-dependent GTPase A, with translation MGNEKEVCGRVVSAHGRHYTIELTDGTQRTCFPKGKKTDAAVGDNVLVQLEGEEEGVIVKRLERRNLLYRSDDMRTKQFAANVDLLLIVVATTPAFSDDLVGRALVAARAAGIHCLIILNKADIQENLKTARERLKPFSAFDIPVIELSALNADQVNATLLPHLRDKTCLLLGQSGMGKSTLLNTLIPNAKAQTQAHSIALDAGKHTTTSTRLYDLPQGGHLIDSPGFQNFGLYHLSNTEIEAGFAEFAPYTGQCRFYNCSHRHEPGCAILEAVKSGAIPPSRHALYVRLLAENEAQGRY, from the coding sequence ATGGGGAATGAAAAAGAAGTGTGTGGCCGGGTCGTCAGCGCGCACGGGCGGCATTACACCATTGAGCTAACTGATGGTACCCAACGCACCTGTTTCCCTAAAGGCAAGAAAACCGATGCCGCCGTTGGCGACAACGTGCTCGTTCAACTGGAGGGCGAGGAAGAGGGGGTGATCGTCAAACGTCTCGAGCGCCGTAATTTGCTGTATCGCTCAGACGACATGCGCACAAAACAGTTCGCAGCGAACGTCGACCTGCTACTTATCGTCGTAGCAACCACCCCTGCCTTCTCCGACGACCTGGTGGGTCGCGCCCTGGTGGCCGCGCGAGCCGCCGGCATTCATTGCCTTATTATTCTGAATAAGGCTGATATACAAGAAAATTTAAAGACTGCACGTGAACGCCTTAAACCGTTCTCAGCGTTCGACATACCCGTTATTGAGCTCAGTGCGCTAAACGCCGATCAGGTCAACGCAACCTTGCTGCCGCATTTGCGCGATAAAACCTGTTTGCTACTGGGGCAAAGCGGTATGGGTAAGTCAACTTTGTTGAACACGCTTATTCCCAATGCAAAAGCGCAAACCCAGGCCCATTCTATTGCCCTTGATGCGGGCAAACACACCACCACCAGCACACGCTTATACGATTTACCCCAAGGCGGACATTTAATTGATTCACCCGGCTTTCAAAACTTCGGCTTGTATCACCTGAGCAATACCGAAATAGAAGCCGGGTTCGCCGAGTTCGCCCCCTACACAGGGCAATGTCGGTTCTACAACTGTTCCCACCGCCACGAGCCGGGCTGTGCCATTCTGGAGGCGGTAAAAAGCGGTGCCATTCCACCCTCAAGGCACGCACTGTACGTAAGACTGCTTGCCGAGAATGAGGCGCAAGGCCGGTATTAG
- a CDS encoding histone deacetylase family protein, whose protein sequence is MQTLYITHPACHLHEMGSWHPECPERLDAINDQFLANGIAGLLRSCEAREASDADLLRVHTQAHLSFLKKHVPSSGYFEVDPDTYMNPHTLAAALAAAGAGLTAVDEIMTRQAQNAFCAVRPPGHHARPDQAMGFCFLNNIGVTVAYALEKYNLEKVAIIDFDVHHGNGTAEMFAGDARVLMCSFYQNLIFPNVHTEKKSENMLNIPVEAYATGDVVRKLISDHWLPRLQAFEPEFIFVSAGFDAHREDELAQLGLVENDYAWITEQIVAQAEASAQGRVVSFLEGGYNLSALGRSAVAHVKALAKL, encoded by the coding sequence ATGCAGACCCTATATATTACTCATCCTGCCTGTCATCTGCACGAAATGGGTAGCTGGCATCCCGAGTGTCCCGAACGCCTCGACGCGATTAATGACCAGTTTCTGGCGAATGGGATTGCGGGGTTGTTGCGATCATGCGAGGCGCGCGAGGCGAGTGATGCTGATTTACTGCGGGTTCATACCCAGGCACACCTGAGCTTCTTGAAAAAACATGTACCGTCGAGCGGGTATTTTGAGGTTGATCCAGATACTTATATGAATCCCCATACGTTGGCCGCAGCACTGGCAGCTGCCGGCGCTGGATTAACGGCGGTGGATGAAATTATGACCAGACAGGCTCAAAACGCATTTTGTGCGGTTCGTCCCCCGGGGCATCACGCCCGGCCCGATCAGGCGATGGGGTTCTGTTTTTTGAATAATATCGGTGTAACTGTAGCGTATGCACTTGAAAAATATAATCTGGAAAAAGTTGCTATTATCGATTTCGATGTGCACCATGGCAATGGAACCGCAGAAATGTTTGCAGGCGACGCAAGGGTTTTGATGTGCAGCTTTTATCAGAATTTGATATTTCCTAATGTACACACTGAAAAAAAATCAGAAAATATGTTAAACATACCAGTTGAGGCCTATGCAACCGGTGACGTGGTTAGAAAATTGATTTCAGATCATTGGCTGCCGCGTTTGCAGGCTTTTGAACCCGAGTTTATTTTTGTATCGGCTGGGTTCGATGCCCACAGGGAAGACGAATTGGCTCAGCTGGGTTTGGTGGAAAACGATTACGCCTGGATCACTGAACAAATTGTGGCCCAGGCTGAGGCGTCGGCGCAGGGTCGCGTCGTAAGCTTTCTTGAAGGTGGTTACAACTTGTCTGCGCTTGGGCGCAGTGCGGTTGCCCATGTCAAGGCATTGGCTAAGCTGTAA
- a CDS encoding M48 family metallopeptidase, translated as MFTILFVAFLFADIVTRLWLGWRQIRHVHQHRNEVPAAFADRISLRSHQRAADYTHGKIQVSMMETLVDAAVLIGLTLLGGLQFLDVELARLIENEMLRQLALIGSVVLIMGVVNLPFSLWRKFRLEARFGFNRMTPALFFSDLAKGLLVTLILGLPLAALVLWVMGNAGANWHWWAWGIWVAFNMAIMWLFPTVIAPLFNKFTPLDNPELAERIHNLAKRCGFAINGLFVMDGSKRSAHGNAYFTGFGKSRRIVFFDTLLSKLSGEEIEAVLAHELGHFKFKHIIKRMALSFLLALIFFQVLGWLSQQVWFYTDLGVIPQLGRPNDALALILFFLVVPVFTFWVTPLLSLLSRRDEFQADHFAAQQASPDALVSALVKLYDDNAATLTPDPLHSAFYDSHPPAAIRIQKLKYGL; from the coding sequence ATGTTCACCATTCTGTTTGTTGCCTTTCTGTTTGCCGATATCGTGACGCGCCTTTGGTTGGGCTGGCGTCAAATTCGCCATGTTCACCAACATCGCAACGAGGTGCCGGCTGCATTTGCCGACCGTATCAGCCTGCGCAGTCACCAACGAGCGGCCGACTACACCCACGGCAAGATCCAAGTCAGCATGATGGAAACCCTGGTGGACGCCGCCGTTCTCATAGGGCTCACCTTATTGGGCGGCTTGCAATTCCTGGATGTTGAACTGGCCCGCCTTATCGAGAATGAAATGCTGCGTCAATTAGCACTTATCGGCTCTGTAGTGTTAATTATGGGGGTGGTCAACCTGCCCTTTTCCTTATGGCGCAAATTTCGCCTTGAGGCACGTTTTGGCTTCAACCGAATGACACCTGCCCTGTTTTTCAGCGACCTGGCGAAGGGATTACTGGTAACCCTGATTCTGGGCCTGCCGCTGGCGGCCTTGGTCCTTTGGGTTATGGGCAATGCCGGCGCCAATTGGCATTGGTGGGCCTGGGGTATTTGGGTGGCTTTTAACATGGCGATTATGTGGCTATTCCCCACCGTTATCGCACCGCTGTTCAACAAATTCACCCCGCTGGACAACCCCGAACTGGCTGAACGTATTCATAATCTGGCGAAACGTTGTGGCTTCGCGATCAACGGCTTGTTCGTCATGGACGGATCAAAGCGTTCGGCACACGGCAACGCGTATTTCACCGGCTTCGGCAAGTCGCGTCGCATTGTGTTTTTCGATACATTGCTTTCAAAATTATCGGGCGAGGAAATCGAAGCCGTACTGGCGCATGAGCTGGGACACTTCAAGTTCAAGCATATTATTAAACGCATGGCCCTAAGTTTCCTCCTGGCCCTCATCTTCTTTCAGGTATTGGGATGGCTCTCGCAACAAGTTTGGTTTTACACCGATCTGGGTGTTATTCCGCAACTGGGTCGACCAAACGACGCGCTGGCATTGATACTGTTCTTCCTGGTTGTTCCCGTTTTCACATTCTGGGTTACGCCATTACTCAGTTTGCTGTCGCGGCGCGACGAATTCCAGGCCGACCATTTCGCCGCCCAACAAGCCAGCCCCGATGCATTGGTATCGGCGTTGGTCAAACTGTACGACGATAACGCGGCTACGCTCACCCCCGACCCCCTCCACTCCGCTTTCTACGATAGCCACCCGCCGGCGGCCATTCGTATCCAAAAACTGAAGTACGGTCTTTAA